The proteins below come from a single Zea mays cultivar B73 chromosome 8, Zm-B73-REFERENCE-NAM-5.0, whole genome shotgun sequence genomic window:
- the LOC109941409 gene encoding uncharacterized protein, with protein MADGLRHVMSWINDGLADRRPDLFTVYHCGCLHQFYQTVKEGGGFFKILMRPSSEFAGPGQPDVPLLFNFRDLYFVGFEVNQKFFLFKDAHDQLKDSRYLDPIYAGQWEWSGYSCSYSGGHWAAEISAYTLWLSYDCLVNFVKRRSAGENKSINLSIFRIITTIAEAKRFNRWLGLLLAYFESCDHSSSYKRKRKEYQGIFTVGETNSAIFQNWHRISTNVYGGESKFKACDGCDTYLMSLGVLAVLLGKARDDVRADAEKPEN; from the coding sequence ATGGCAGATGGGCTGCGACATGTGATGTCATGGATCAATGATGGCCTAGCTGACCGCAGACCTGATTTATTTACGGTGTATCATTGTGGTTGTCTCCATCAGTTTTATCAGACAGTCAAAGAGGGGGGAGGCTTCTTTAAGATCTTGATGAGGCCGTCATCAGAGTTTGCTGGCCCAGGACAGCCTGATGTTCCTTTACTGTTCAATTTCCGTGATCTTTACTTTGTTGGATTTGAAGTCAACCAGAAGTTCTTCCTTTTCAAAGATGCACACGATCAGCTCAAAGATAGCAGGTACCTGGACCCCATCTATGCTGGCCAGTGGGAGTGGAGTGGATACTCCTGCTCCTACTCCGGTGGTCATTGGGCGGCGGAGATTTCAGCCTATACTCTCTGGTTGTCATATGACTGTTTGGTTAACTTTGTCAAGAGGCGTTCTGCTGGTGAGAACAAGTCGATCAATCTGAGCATCTTCAGAATCATTACCACAATTGCGGAGGCTAAAAGGTTCAATCGTTGGCTTGGTCTACTCCTGGCATATTTCGAAAGTTGTGACCActcctcttcatacaaaaggaaaaggaaagagtACCAAGGCATCTTTACTGTTGGAGAAACCAACAGCGCCATCTTTCAGAACTGGCACAGGATCTCAACCAACGTCTATGGAGGAGAGAGCAAATTTAAAGCTTGCGATGGCTGCGATACATACCTCATGTCGCTCGGTGTCCTCGCCGTCCTCCTCGGGAAGGCCCGGGACGACGTTCGTGCGGACGCCGAGAAGCCGGAGAACTGA